Proteins from one Thalassophryne amazonica chromosome 20, fThaAma1.1, whole genome shotgun sequence genomic window:
- the LOC117502019 gene encoding transmembrane protein 196 has protein sequence MCSSRKILWSLLLLSLVEVGLGVASIVLGAVGISWVRGQHKPQQGDASPVWSGLCFLVCGMCGVLCARKRTGLIMILFSACCICGLIGGILNFQFVRALNKRPDSMNSIHLAAMTLACLGISSCTLSTWLTCRLASSEQQRMFLEREHSLHHSHEMTEKDILDSSSNGIPQIAYNGHTAASP, from the exons ATGTGCTCCAGCCGGAAGATCCTGTGGAGCCTGCTCCTGCTGTCCTTGGTGGAGGTGGGACTGGGTGTGGCGAGTATCGTCCTGGGAGCTGTGGGCATCAGCTGGGTCCGTGGACAACACAAACCACAGCAGGGGGACGCCTCTCCCGTGTGGAGCGGACTCTGT TTTCTGGTCTGTGGGATGTGTGGAGTGCTGTGTGCCAGGAAGAGGACGGGTCTCATT ATGATCTTGTTTTCGGCGTGTTGCATATGCGGTCTGATTGGTGGGATCCTCAACTTCCAGTTTGTCCGTGCACTGAACAAACGGCCAGACTCCATGAATTCTATACATCTGGCTGCAATGACTCTTGCCTGTCTAG GCATCTCCTCCTGCACCTTATCCACATGGCTGACCTGTCGCTTGGCGAGTTCCGAGCAACAAAGGATGTTCCTGGAGAGGGAGCACTCACTGCACCATTCGCACGAGATGACCGAAAAG GACATCCTGGACAGCTCCAGCAATGGTATTCCTCAGATAGCATACAATGGACACACTGCTGCATCACCGTGA